From a single Nicotiana tomentosiformis chromosome 2, ASM39032v3, whole genome shotgun sequence genomic region:
- the LOC104109135 gene encoding vacuolar-sorting receptor 6-like: MFVPFHPANMAALFFLVVVLPFFLIVSNVVVIEARFIVEKNSISVLSPYSMHSKHDASIGNFGVPDYGGSLVGTVVYPKKDSNGCTVFDGDKPFKSQAHRPNFLLLDRGDCYFALKVWNGQQAGAAAVLVADSIDEPLITMDSPEESTDADGYIDKIGIPSALIGKSFGDTLKEALKKGEEVVIKMDWTESMPHPDQRVEYELWTNSNDECGVRCDEQMNFIKSFKGHAQILEKGGYTMFTPHYITWYCPEAFILSSQCKSQCINHGRYCAPDPEQDFGEGYQGKDIVFENLRQLCVHRVANESNRSWVWWDYVTDFHIRCSMKQKRYSKECAEEVMKSLDLPVEKIKKCMGDPEANVENKVLKTEQDLQVGRGPRGDVTILPTMVVNDVQYRGKLERAAVLKAICAGFKETTEPSICLSGDLETNECLERNGGCWRDPKSNVTACKDTFRGRVCECPLVNGVQYKGDGYTSCEAVGPGRCTVNNGGCWSETRNGETFSACSEADPSGCKCPFGFQGDGHKCEDVDECKDGLACQCDGCSCKNTWGGYDCKCKGNQLYIMEHDTCIERHSSKVGRVLIFSILAIAVGTGVAGYIFYKYRLRSYMDSEIMAIMSQYMPLDNNHQNQVVVHHETEPLRQSSV, translated from the exons ATGTTCGTACCTTTTCACCCTGCAAACATGGCTGCTCTGTTTTTCCTAGTAGTTGTTTTACCATTTTTCTTGATAGTTTCGAATGTTGTTGTAATTGAGGCAAGATTTATAGTTGAGAAAAACAGTATTAGTGTTTTGTCTCCTTATTCAATGCACTCAAAACATGATGCTTCTATTGGTAATTTTGGTGTGCCTGATTATGGTGGTTCTTTGGTTGGAACTGTTGTTTATCCTAAGAAAGATTCCAATGGTTGCACTGTTTTTGATGGTGATAAGCCCTTCAAATCCCAGGCTCATCGTCCTAATTTTCTTCTTCTTGATCGTGGAG ACTGCTATTTTgctttgaaggtttggaatgggCAACAAGCTGGAGCAGCTGCAGTTCTAGTGGCTGATAGCATAGATGAGCCTCTTATAACTATGGATTCTCCTGAAGAAAGCACAGATGCTGATGGATACATTGACAAGATTGGAATCCCTTCAGCCTTAATTGGAAAGTCCTTTGGCGACACATTGAAAGAAGCTCTGAAGAAGGGAGAGGAAGTTGTGATCAAAATGGATTGGACAGAGTCAATGCCGCACCCTGATCAACGAGTTGAGTACGAGCTGTGGACTAATAGCAATGATGAGTGCGGGGTTCGTTGTGATGAGCAGATGAATTTCATTAAGAGCTTCAAGGGACACGCTCAGATACTTGAAAAGGGCGGTTATACTATGTTCACACCTCACTATATTACTTGGTACTGTCCTGAAGCATTCATTCTTAGCAGTCAGTGCAAATCTCAGTGCATAAATCACGGGAGATATTGCGCTCCTGATCCAGAGCAGGACTTTGGGGAGGGGTACCAAGGGAAGGATATCGTCtttgagaacttgaggcagcTCTGTGTGCACAGAGTGGCAAACGAGAGTAATCGTTCTTGGGTTTGGTGGGATTATGTGACAGATTTCCATATCAGATGTTCAATGAAGCAAAAGAGATACAGCAAAGAATGTGCTGAGGAGGTCATGAAATCGCTTG ATCTACCTGTTGAGAAGATAAAGAAATGCATGGGTGATCCAGAGGCTAATGTAGAAAATAAAGTGCTAAAGACTGAGCAGGATCTCCAG GTCGGCCGAGGACCTCGTGGTGATGTGACAATCTTACCAACAATGGTCGTCAATGATGTTCAATATCGAG GAAAATTGGAGAGGGCTGCTGTTTTGAAGGCCATATGTGCTGGATTTAAGGAAACAACTGAGCCTTCGATATGTTTAAGTGGAG ATCTTGAAACAAATGAGTGCCTTGAAAGGAATGGTGGCTGTTGGCGGGATCCAAAATCTAACGTAACTGCCTGCAAG GACACTTTTAGAGGAAGAGTTTGTGAGTGCCCTTTGGTGAACGGCGTTCAGTATAAAGGAGATGGATACACATCTTGTGAAG CCGTTGGACCCGGAAGGTGTACGGTAAACAATGGAGGATGCTGGTCAGAAACCAGAAATGGAGAAACATTCTCAGCATGCTCA GAGGCAGATCCATCAGGCTGTAAGTGTCCATTTGGTTTTCAAGGGGATGGCCATAAATGTGAAG ATGTAGATGAATGCAAGGACGGACTTGCTTGTCAGTGTGATGGCTGCAGCTGTAAGAACACATGGGGCGGATACGATTGCAAGTGTAAAGGAAATCAATTGTACATAATGGAGCATGATACATGTATAG AAAGACACTCATCAAAGGTTGGACGGGTCCTTATATTCTCTATCCTAGCCATTGCAGTGGGTACTGGTGTAGCTGGTTACATCTTTTACAAATATAGACTTCGG TCCTACATGGACTCGGAGATTATGGCTATTATGTCACAGTACATGCCTCTTGATAACAACCATCAGAATCAGGTTGTTGTCCATCACGAAACTGAACCTCTACGACAGAGCTCAGTATGA
- the LOC138905486 gene encoding uncharacterized protein, whose translation MEYEPHSLDAGCGFPSRELGQEPDLGKDAVMRPPSGDEEVLPPISKLEKVIKRKRASDSEGQKPKKRAARKPKVNIIPLTMESVLSLRDEEEERELNQYEAEVRRLTEERDALKLLSEQREGEVKGLRAELEASQKEQAELAEQVKRIFEFNDIDSGVMANSSVPQVEQKFDMIRQLRVEVDTVRVEAEEWKKNMDRLASEKEAARAQLVSAEAQFRSLKEKALVQAKKLEEFQSRLSSANSDRERLVTELAATKSEVEKTMANADAIVAVYRSDAEAAQIEKAKELEAETRVLDFPDDDDTGSTDGSGSEGGLEGEDDAPGED comes from the exons atggaatatgaacc CCATTCCTTGGATGCCGGGTGCGGTTTCCCATCTCGAGAACTGGGTCAGGAGCCTG aTCTCGGAAAAGATGCGGTTATGAGACCCCCATCAGGTGATGAAGAAGTTTTACCGCCTATCTCAAAACTGGAGAAGGtgattaagagaaaaagggcctcggactccgagggtcaaaaacccaaAAAGAGAGCGGCTCGTAAACCTAAGGTGAACATAATCCCTTTGACTATGGAGTCGGTCCtgagtctaagggatgaagaagaagaaa GGGAGCTGAACCAGTACGAAGCCGAAGTTCgaaggcttactgaggagagagatgccttaaagcttctcagtgagcagagagaaggagaagtaaaAGGACTTCGGGCTGAGCTGGAAGCATCTCAGAAAGAACAAGCTGAGCTggccgagcaggtaaaaagaatctttgaatttAATGATATTGACTCGGGAGTGATGGCTAACAGTTCGGTCCCGCAGGTCGAGCAAAAGTTTGACATGATCAGGCAACTTCGTGTTGAAGTGGACACAGTGAGGGTGGAGGCCGAAGAGTGGAAAAAGAACATGGATcgccttgcctcagaaaaggaggcCGCCCGAGCTCAACTGGTGTCGGCTGAGGCCCAATTCCGAAGCTTAAAAGAGAAAGCCTTGGTACAAGCCAAGAAACttgaggagttccagtctcggttgAGCTCAGCAAAttctgatcgagagagactgGTCACAGAACTTGCAGCGACCAAATCGGAGGTTGAGAAAACCATGGCCAATGCTGATGCAATAGTGGCTGTTTATCGATCTGATGCCGAAGCTGCTCAG ATCGAGAAAgctaaggagcttgaagctgAAACTAGAGTGTTAGATTTTCccgatgatgatgataccgggagtACGGATGGATCTGGAAGCGAAGGAGGCCTCGAGGGTGAAGATGATGCTCCtggagaggactaa